The window GGAACAGTCGCTCCAGGTCCTTGCGGTCGCTGGCCAGGACGTCGAAGGCGACGAACATGCCGGCCGCCGGGCGCGGCGTGACGATGCCGGTCTGGTGCTTGCCATGGAATTCGTGGCGGTCCTGGGTCTTCTCGCTGCTCGGGGCCTGGGTGACCTGGGACTGGGTTTGCGAGGCGGCCATGGCCGGGCAGCTCAGGGCACTGCCGGCGATGGCGGCGCCAGCCACGCCCATGCCCAACAGGACACGGCGGCGGTCGGCGGAAAATTCGTTGTTGCGCTCTGTTGAATCGCTCATGTTCGGGTCGTCTGCTGGTTACAGGCCGGAAAGGCCAAGGGCTGGGTCGATTCCATCGAGTGCATCGGCCAGGACCTTGGCCTTGTCGGCAATCTGTTTGCGCTTATCAGCGCCGACCGTGTCGTAGGTGACATAGCTGTCGCCGTTGCGCAGGCCATTGAGTTCGGCATCCAGGGCCACTGCGGCGCTGTCGAGCTTGGGCAGCAGATCGGCGGCCGACTTCACCAGCAGCGGACGCAGCAGGTCGATGACCTTGCGCGTGGCCTGCAGGTTGGCTGCGAAGCCGTTCAGGTCGACATGGCTGTAGCGTTCTTCCTCGCCACTGCTGCCACGGGTTTCGGCGATGCTGTGCATGCTGCGGGCGACGATGCTGACCAGTTGCTCCGGGGGTAGCGACTGGGCCAGCAGCTGCTGCTTGAGGGTGATCACGTCTGCTTGCAGGCGTTCGACCACCGGCTTCAGGCCGTCGAGGCTGCGCTGCTGGAACAGGCCGTATTCGATACGGTGGAAGCCGTTGAAGCCGGTGTCCTGCTCGCGTTTTTCGTAGTAGTCGGCGCGGGCGTTGATGCCGTTGTCCAGTTCGGAGAAACGCTGGGCCGCCGGAGCCAGACGCTGGTAGGCCTCACGGGCCGGCACGTAGAGCGCCTGCGCCTGGGTCAGGTCGCCAGCGGCAATCGCCTGCTGCAGGGCGTCGACCGCCTTGATCAGGGCTCCGCCCTGGGTGCTCAGGTAGACACGGAACTCCGACAGCGGACCAATGAACGCGGTCATCGACGGACGGGCCTTGGCGGCCGCTTCCGAAGCCGCTGTCGGGGTCACGTGCAGGGTGCCACGCGGGTTGCTCAGCAGGCCGCAGGTGATGACGTAGTCGCCAGGGGCAAGGTTGGCGTTGATCACCTGGCTCAGGCCTGGCGCTATGTTCTCGCGCTCTTCGACGACCAGTACGCCGTCGAGGATTTCCCATTCCACCGCACGATCGGACTTGTTGACGATACGGAAGCTGTTCGGCCCGGCCGGCACGGTCAGCGCGTTCGGGTCGCAACTGTGGCCGAGGATATTGACCGTAATCTCGTTGTGATGGCTTTGCCGCTTGCTCGCGGCCAGTTGCGAGGCGTAGTAGAACAGTCCACCGGCCGCGATCATCACGATCACCGAGCCGGCTACCGCCCAGCGCAGGGCCTGGGGCGGTTTGCCAGTTGCAGGGTTGGACATGGGTAACCTTACTGGTTGGTAACGGAAGAGGTTTGCTTGGCGGCCGACGGTGCAGCCGGGATGAAGAACATCACCAGGGCGACCACCAGGTACAGCAGGTAGGCGGCCAGCACGCTGACGGTCGGTGCATCCTGGTAGCCGAACATCCCGGCCAGGACTGAACCGGCAGGGCCATCCATCGGCAGTGTGGCGCTGATATCGAAGACCACATCCTGCAGGTGGTTCCACAGGCCGGCTTCATGCAGCGCCTGCACCGAGTTGGCGAGGATGCCGGCGGCCACCACGAGGATGAACAGCCCGGTCCAGCGGAAGAACAGGCCCAGGTTCAGGCGCATGCTGCCGCTGTAGATGGCAAAACCGACAAGGATCGCCAGGATCAGGCCGAGCAGGGCACCGATGGGGGCACCTGGCCCTTCGCTCTGCTGGAACACCGCCAGCAGGAAGAACACGGTTTCCAGGCCTTCGCGAGCCACGGCGAAGAACACCATGGCGATCAGCGCCCAGACTTGATGCCTGGAGGCAGCCAGGGCATGGTCGAGGGAGACGTGCAGGGAATGCTTGATGGAGCGCGAGACCTTGCGCATCCAGAACACCATCGAGCTGAGGATGCCGACGGCAACCAGGCCGACGATGCCCTCGAACAGTTCCTGCTGTTTTTGCGGGAATTCGGCGCTCATCAGCTCCAGGCCGCCGCCCACCAGCAGCGCGAGGGCAGCGGCGAGAAACACCCCGATCCAGACGGCGGGCATCCATTGGCCACGGCCAGTCTGCTTGAGATAACTGGCAATAATGCCAACGATGAGCGCGGCTTCGATGCCTTCGCGCAACATGATCAGAAAGGGAACCAGCATTCGGCGATCGCGTCCGTTACAAAAGTGGATAGTAATTTGTAACATAATGATACTCATTACTAAACAGCTTTTACGGCTTATAGCTGAACCGGGGCTGAACGGCAGGGCCTCACCTGTCAGGTGGCCAAGGCGAAATCGACTGCCGCTCCTGCATGCAGCTCGGTGGTGTCGAGCAACGGCAGGTGGCTGTGTTCGGGCTTGATCAGCAAGCCGATTTCAGTGCAGCCCAGGATGATCGCCTGCGCACCGCGCGCCGCCAGCCTCGCGATGATCTGCTGGTAAACCTGCCGTGAGTCTTCGTTGATGACGCCCACGCACAGCTCGTCATAGATGATCCGGTGCACGGCCTGGCGTTCCTCGGCCTCGGGGATCAGCACCTCCAGTCCCTGGGCCACCAGCCGTTGCTTGAGAAAATCCTGTTCCATGGTGAAGGCGGTTCCGAGCAGGCCGACCCGGGTTGCACCCCTGGCCAGCGCGGCTCGTCCGGTCGGCGTGGCGATATGCAGGAAGGGGATGCTCACGGCCCCCTCGATCTGTTCTGCCAGCCGGTGCATGGTGTTGGTGCAGAGCACCACGCACTCGGCGCCGCCGGCCTGCAGTCGCCGGGCCGCATCCTGCAGGATCAGCCCGGCGTCATCCCAGCGTCCGGCGTGCTGGGCCTGTTCGACAGGGCCGAAGTCGACGCTGTACATTAGCAGCGATGCCGAGCGCAGCGGGCCGAGACGCGAACGAACCTGCTGGTTGATGATCCGGTAGTATTCGGCGCTGGACTCCCAGCTCATGCCGCCGATAAGGCCGATGGTGCGCATGCGGTGCTCCTGTCGATGGGGGAGCGTGCAGTCTGCTCTCTGGCGTCGAGTGCGATCTATCAGGAAATTTCATATGCCCGCAGAACGCTCCGGAGCCTTCCCGCCGCCTGCCCAGTCGTTGCTGGACGGGCGCCTGTGTCTGCAATTGTTGCCACGCTCAGCCTACAGCGCGCGTGATCCGGTGCAGTGGCAGACCCTTGGGGTCGCCCTGGAGCAGCAGCGGGGCGTGCATGCGATCGACTCCGACCACCGGGTGGACTTTGATACTCACCCTGGAACCCTGGCACTGACGCCACCGGGTGTCGAGGTGTTTTCCGAATCCGCCGAGGGTGGCGAATACCTGCTGGTGCGCTGGCAACTCGAAGATGATCGTCCAGGGTTGCAGCATCGACTGGAGAGCCCCGGCCATGCACGGGGACTGGCACTGGGGCGGCAACTGCGCCGGCTGCTGCTGGAGCCGGGCGCTGATCCATTGATGCTGGAAGCCGCTGCACTGGAGTTTGTCAGGTTGTGTGAATCCATGCCGGAGGGCAAGCCCGGGCAAACCGACTTCTCGGCCGTTCTGCATCGTTTTGCCGAAGACTTCGCCCAACCCCTGAGCCTGGCGCAACTGGCGGCCGGGCAGGGGCAGTCGGAGTTGCGCTTTCTGCGCGATTTCACCCGGTCCATCGGCATGACACCGCATGCCTATCTGCTGGAGGTGCGGGTGCAGGCGGCACGACGGATGATCGAGTTTGGCGATCTGCCGCTGGCGGAGATTGCACTGGATTGCGGTTTTGCCCACCAGTCTCACCTGGGCAGCGCCTTTCGCAAGGTGCTCGGGATCACGCCTGGGGAGTACCGCAGGCGTGTCACGGGTCGTTAAGTCGCCCTCCTACATGTCCAGTCGGGTCCACTGCCCAGGCGATGGCTGTTCGACCACCGCTTGGGGCACCACCTTGCCTGTGGCCTCTTCAACCCGTTGCGCGACAGGCGGGTCATCGGAGAACAGCATCAGGCTGGCGTCATCCAGGCTTTTATCCGATTGCCCGCGCAAGCAGTAGCTCACGCCCAGGTACAGTGACGTCACGGCCAGCAGGTTCAAGAGGATTTCCAGCATCGGGATTTGCTCCTGTCCGTGAGTGCTCAGGCAATCTGCGCCGACTGATGGGCCAGCGTGCGATCTGCCACTCGCACCGTACGCCAGGTGTTGTAGGCCATCAGCAGCATGCCGCCGAGAAAGAACACGCCACCGACAAAACGCACGATGAACCCGGGGTGGCTCGCCAGCAGTGCCTCGACGAAGGAGTAGGTGAGGGTGCCGTCCTCGTTCACGGCTCGCCACATCAGGCCCTGGGTGATGCCGTTGACCCACATCGAGGCGATGTAGAGCACGGTGCCGATGGTGGCGAGCCAGAAATGCAGGTTGATCAGGCCGACACTGTGCATCTGCTCGCGACCGAACACCCTGGGAATCATGTGGTACAGCGAACCGAAGGTGATCATCGCCACCCAGCCCAGGGCGCCCGCGTGCACGTGACCGATAGTCCAGTCGGTGTAGTGGGAGAGGGCGTTGACGGTCTTGATCGCCATCATCGGTCCTTCGAAGGTCGACATGCCGTAGAACGCCAGGGACACCACGAGGAAGCGCAGGATCGGATCGGTGCGCAGCTTATGCCAGGCGCCCGAGAGGGTCATCATGCCGTTGATCATGCCGCCCCAGCTCGGTGCCAGCAGGATCAGCGACATGGCCATGCCCAGCGACTGCGCCCAGTCCGGCAGGGCCGTGTAGTGCAGGTGGTGCGGGCCGGCCCAGATGTACAGGGTGATCAGCGCCCAGAAATGCACGATCGACAAGCGATACGAGTAGACCGGCCGCCCTACCTGCTTGGGCACGAAGTAATACATCATGCCGAGAAAGCCCGTGGTCAGGAAAAAGCCCACGGCGTTGTGCCCATACCACCACTGCACCATGGCATCGGTGGCACCGGAGTAGACCGGGTAGGACTTGAACCAGCTCACCGGGATCGACAGGTGATTGACCACGTGCAACATGGCGATCACCAGAATGAAGGCACCGAAGAACCAGTTGCCGACGTAGATGTGGCGGGTCTTGCGGCGCACCACGGTAGTGAAGAACACGATGGCATAGGCGACCCAGACCACCGCCATCCAGACCGCGCCGCTGAATTCGATCTCGGCGTACTCCTTGGTGGTGGTGTAGCCCAGCGGCAGGCTGATGAACAGGATCACGATCACCGCTTGCCAGCCCCAGAAGGTGAACGCTGCAAGGCTGTCGCTGTACAGCCGCACCTGGCAGGTACGCTGGACCGCGTAGTAGCTGGCGGCGAACTGTGCGCTACCGGCGAAGCCGAAGATCACCAGGCTGGTGTGCAACGGGCGCAGTCGGCCGAAGGTGGTCCAGGGCAGATCCAGGTTCATCTCGGGCCAGACCAGTTGCGAGGCGATCAGCACACCCATCGCCATGCCGATCACGCCCCAGAACACGGTGGCGATGACGAACTGTCGGACCACCTTGTAGTTATAGGCTTCTGTGTTTGCTGCTGTACTCATGGTCAAGTCTTCCACGGTTGCCAGATCGTGCCGGGCCACCCTGGCCCGGCATGACGCGACTGTAGGAATTGCCATGGACGCAAAACAGACTCAGAAATGGCTCATTCATGCGGATCAGGCTTTTATCCTGGCTGGATTGGCTTCGATCCACTCTGATCCGTATTTTTGTTGATCCCTTTGCACTGTTTGTCCGTAGCGGCATGGCAGGGCGCTGATCGACAAAGCTCCAGGATATGGGTGACGATCGTTGCTGTCGGGTCCTACAGAAAAAAACCGTATTTCAGATTTGCCGCCTCTTCGATGGTGTGCGAATTTGTTCGCCCCCACGGTAGGTCGATTGACGCTTTCGTGGTTAACTTCGGCCTCTTCAACATTTTCTGGAAGGATTTCGCTCATGGCTCAAGTCACCCTCAAAGGCAACCCGGTCAAGGTCAACGGCCAACTGCCACAGGTCGGCACCAAGGCCCCAGCCTTCTCCCTGGTCAACGCCGGCCTGGCTGACGTCACCCTGGAAAACTTTGCCGGCAAGCGCAAGGTGCTGAACATTTTCCCAAGCGTCGACACGCCGACCTGCGCCACTTCCGTTCGCAAGTTCAACGCCCAGGCCAACGACGTGGCCAACACCGTGGTGCTGTGCATCTCGGCTGACCTGCCATTCGCCCAGGCGCGCTTCTGCGGCGCCGAAGGCCTGGAAAACGTCCAGAACCTGTCGACCCTGCGTGGTCGCGAGTTCATCGAGAACTACGGCGTGGCTATCGCTGAAGGCCCGCTGACCGGCCTGACCGCTCGTGCGGTGGTGGTCCTGGATGAAAACAACAACGTCCTGCACAGCGAGCTGGTTGGCGAAATCGCCGACGAGCCCAACTACGACGCCGCCCTGGCCGTACTGAAGTAAACGGCAGCACGCGTCACCGACGGCCTGGCATTGTCCAGGCCGTTTTTGTCTGTGCCGCCCGTGTGGCGAGCGGGCTTGTCCGCACTGGCGCGCGAAGCGGGCCTGAAACCTGAATCCCATTTCAACTGTCATACCGCGATGCCTGGTCACAGGCCGCTCTGGTCTGGGCCTTCCGGACTCTGCCGTGCTGTGACAATTTGTGTTTGGCCGTAGGTGTCAACGGCATATCGTGGTTAACTTCGACCTTTCTCCTACAACTGTTCAAAAGGATTCGCTTCATGGCTCAAGTGACGCGCAGGGGTGTGGTGGTGCAGGTCAACGGCGAGCTGCCGCAGCCCAGCACCCGGGCGCCGGCATTCTCCCTGGTGAACAAGGACCTGGCGGATGTCGCCCTGGGTGACTTTGCCGGCAAGCGCAAGGTGCTGAACATCTTCCCCAGTGTCGACACCCCCACCTGCGCCAGGTCGGTCCGCACGTTCAACGCCCATGCCAATGCGCTGAGCAATACCGTGGTACTGTGCATTTCCGGTGACCTGCCGTTCGCCCAGGCGCGTTTCTGTGGTGCCGAAGGCCTGGACAACGTACAGAGCCTGTCGACCTTGCGTGGCGGCCAATTCATGCAAGACTACGGTGTAGCCATTGCCGACGGCCCACTCGCGGGGCTCACCGCCCGGGCCGTAGTGGTACTCGATGAGCAGGACCAGGTGCTGCACAGTGAACTGGTCGCCGATATCGGCCAGGAACCCGACTACGCCGCCGCCCTCGCTGTCTTGCAGTAAGCGACCTTGCCTCTGTCGACGGCCTGACCCTGTCCAGGCCGTTTTTCATTGGCGTTTCAGTGCCTTGGTCGAAGGTCGAAGAAGGTCATGCAAAGGTAAATTGCCGGTAAAGGCACTTTGCATGAAACATTTGAGTGCTTATCTTTCATCCTCCTAAGGAAGAAGCTCTCGCACATAATGGTTGGTCATTCCATGCAATCCTCTGCTCCTCGCAAGTCCCGTCGTTGGCTGTTCGGCCTGTTCACCGTGTTGATCATCGCGGCGCTGTGCTGGCATTTCTGGCCAGCCGGCGATCACAAGACCGAACACAAGCAGCCCGCCGGACGTACCGGCAAGAGCGGCATGATGCGCCCCGGCTTCGGCGCCTCCACCGGCCCGGTACCGGTGCGCGTGGCACCGGCGACCGTCGGCGATTTCCCGCTCTACTACAAGGCGCTGGGTACCGTGACCGCGCTCAATACGGTCAATGTGCGTGCGCAGGTGGGCGGGCAACTGGTCAAGATCAACTTCCAGGAAGGGCAGATGGTCAAGGCTGGCGATGTGCTCGCCGAGATCGACCCGCGCAACTATGAAAGCGCCTTGCTGCAGGCCCAGGGCACCTTGTTGCAGAGCCAGGCCCAACTGAAGAATGCCCAGGTCGACCTGCAGCGCTATCGCGGGCTGTATGCCGAGGACAGCATCGCCAAGCAGACCCTGGATACCGCCGAAGCCACCGTGCTGCAGTACCAGGGCACCGTGAAGAACAACCAGGGTGCGGTCGACGCCGCCAAGCTGAACCTGGCCTTCACCAAGATCCGCGCGCCGATTTCCGGACGCCTGGGCTTGCGCCAGCTGGACGTCGGTAACCTGCTGGCGGCCAACGATACCCAGGCCGTCGCGGTGATCACCCAGACCCAGCCGATCAGCGTGGCGTTCACCCTGCCGGAGAACAACCTCGACGTCGTGTTGCCACGTTTCCGTAGCGGTGCGCATCTGCCGGCCGAGGCCTGGGACCGCGGCGACGTGAAGCTGCAGGCGACCGGTGTGCTGCAGAGCCTGGACAACCAGATCGACATCACCACCGGCACCCTGAAGTTCAAGGCGCTCTACGAGAACAAGGACCAGAACCTGTTCCCCAACCAGTTCGTCAATGTGCGCCTGCTTGCCGACACGCTGAAGGGCGTGATACTGGCCCCGAGTGCGGCGATCCAGTTCGGTACCGACGGCACCTTCGTCTATGCGCTGGATGGCGAGAAAAAGGTCAAGATTCGTCCATTGAAAGTCGGTCCAAGCGACGGCAACGTCACCGTGATCACTTCGGGCCTGGCCGCCGGCGATCGCGTCGTGCTGGAAGGCACCGACCGTCTCAAGGACGGCGGCGAGGTGGAAGTGGTCAATGACAGCCAGGACGTGCCGAGCACGCCAGCAGGGCAGTTGCATGGCTCCAAGACCAAGGACGCGGACGCAGGGGCTGAGGCCAAGGCGAAAAAGGTCGGCGCATGAATCTCTCGCGGCTGTTCATTCTCCGCCCGGTAGCCACCACCCTGAGCATGCTGGCGATTGTCCTGGCCGGGGTGATCGCCTACCGGCTGCTGCCGGTCTCGGCACTGCCCCAGGTCGACTACCCGACCATCCGCGTCATGACCCTGTATCCGGGCGCCAGCCCGGATGTGATGACCAGTGCGGTCACGGCCCCCCTGGAACGCCAGTTCGGGCAGATGCCCGGGCTGACCCAGATGGCATCCACCAGCTCCGGCGGTGCCTCGGTGCTGACCCTGCGCTTCAACCTCGACATCAACATGGATGTCGCGGAGCAACAGGTCCAGGCGGCGATCAACGCGGCAACCAACCTGTTGCCCAAGGATTTGCCGGCACCCCCGGTGTACAACAAGGTCAACCCGGCCGATACCCCGGTACTGACCCTGGCGATCACCTCGAAAACCATGCTGCTGCCCAAGCTCAACGACCTGGTCGACACCCGCATGGCGCAGAAGATCGCCCAGATCAGCGGCGTCGGCATGGTCAGCATCGCCGGTGGCCAGCGCCAGGCGGTACGGATCAAGGTCAATCCCGAGGCCCTGGCGGCCAACAGCCTGAACCTGTCCGATGTGCGCACGCTGATTGGCGCCTCCAACGTCAACCAGCCCAAGGGTAACTTTGATGGCCCGACGCGGGTATCGATGCTCGATGCGAACGACCAACTGCGTTCGCCCAAGGAATACGCCGAGCTGATCCTCGCCTACAAGAACGGGGCGCCGTTGCGCCTGAAGGACGTGGCCGAGATCGTCGATGGCGCGGAAAACGAGCGCCTGGCGGCCTGGGCCAATGAAAACCAGGCCGTGCTGCTCAAC of the Pseudomonas vanderleydeniana genome contains:
- the efeO gene encoding iron uptake system protein EfeO; this translates as MSNPATGKPPQALRWAVAGSVIVMIAAGGLFYYASQLAASKRQSHHNEITVNILGHSCDPNALTVPAGPNSFRIVNKSDRAVEWEILDGVLVVEERENIAPGLSQVINANLAPGDYVITCGLLSNPRGTLHVTPTAASEAAAKARPSMTAFIGPLSEFRVYLSTQGGALIKAVDALQQAIAAGDLTQAQALYVPAREAYQRLAPAAQRFSELDNGINARADYYEKREQDTGFNGFHRIEYGLFQQRSLDGLKPVVERLQADVITLKQQLLAQSLPPEQLVSIVARSMHSIAETRGSSGEEERYSHVDLNGFAANLQATRKVIDLLRPLLVKSAADLLPKLDSAAVALDAELNGLRNGDSYVTYDTVGADKRKQIADKAKVLADALDGIDPALGLSGL
- the efeU gene encoding iron uptake transporter permease EfeU — translated: MLVPFLIMLREGIEAALIVGIIASYLKQTGRGQWMPAVWIGVFLAAALALLVGGGLELMSAEFPQKQQELFEGIVGLVAVGILSSMVFWMRKVSRSIKHSLHVSLDHALAASRHQVWALIAMVFFAVAREGLETVFFLLAVFQQSEGPGAPIGALLGLILAILVGFAIYSGSMRLNLGLFFRWTGLFILVVAAGILANSVQALHEAGLWNHLQDVVFDISATLPMDGPAGSVLAGMFGYQDAPTVSVLAAYLLYLVVALVMFFIPAAPSAAKQTSSVTNQ
- a CDS encoding aspartate/glutamate racemase family protein — translated: MRTIGLIGGMSWESSAEYYRIINQQVRSRLGPLRSASLLMYSVDFGPVEQAQHAGRWDDAGLILQDAARRLQAGGAECVVLCTNTMHRLAEQIEGAVSIPFLHIATPTGRAALARGATRVGLLGTAFTMEQDFLKQRLVAQGLEVLIPEAEERQAVHRIIYDELCVGVINEDSRQVYQQIIARLAARGAQAIILGCTEIGLLIKPEHSHLPLLDTTELHAGAAVDFALAT
- a CDS encoding AraC family transcriptional regulator encodes the protein MPAERSGAFPPPAQSLLDGRLCLQLLPRSAYSARDPVQWQTLGVALEQQRGVHAIDSDHRVDFDTHPGTLALTPPGVEVFSESAEGGEYLLVRWQLEDDRPGLQHRLESPGHARGLALGRQLRRLLLEPGADPLMLEAAALEFVRLCESMPEGKPGQTDFSAVLHRFAEDFAQPLSLAQLAAGQGQSELRFLRDFTRSIGMTPHAYLLEVRVQAARRMIEFGDLPLAEIALDCGFAHQSHLGSAFRKVLGITPGEYRRRVTGR
- the ccoN gene encoding cytochrome-c oxidase, cbb3-type subunit I, whose product is MSTAANTEAYNYKVVRQFVIATVFWGVIGMAMGVLIASQLVWPEMNLDLPWTTFGRLRPLHTSLVIFGFAGSAQFAASYYAVQRTCQVRLYSDSLAAFTFWGWQAVIVILFISLPLGYTTTKEYAEIEFSGAVWMAVVWVAYAIVFFTTVVRRKTRHIYVGNWFFGAFILVIAMLHVVNHLSIPVSWFKSYPVYSGATDAMVQWWYGHNAVGFFLTTGFLGMMYYFVPKQVGRPVYSYRLSIVHFWALITLYIWAGPHHLHYTALPDWAQSLGMAMSLILLAPSWGGMINGMMTLSGAWHKLRTDPILRFLVVSLAFYGMSTFEGPMMAIKTVNALSHYTDWTIGHVHAGALGWVAMITFGSLYHMIPRVFGREQMHSVGLINLHFWLATIGTVLYIASMWVNGITQGLMWRAVNEDGTLTYSFVEALLASHPGFIVRFVGGVFFLGGMLLMAYNTWRTVRVADRTLAHQSAQIA
- the tpx gene encoding thiol peroxidase: MAQVTLKGNPVKVNGQLPQVGTKAPAFSLVNAGLADVTLENFAGKRKVLNIFPSVDTPTCATSVRKFNAQANDVANTVVLCISADLPFAQARFCGAEGLENVQNLSTLRGREFIENYGVAIAEGPLTGLTARAVVVLDENNNVLHSELVGEIADEPNYDAALAVLK
- the tpx gene encoding thiol peroxidase, with the translated sequence MAQVTRRGVVVQVNGELPQPSTRAPAFSLVNKDLADVALGDFAGKRKVLNIFPSVDTPTCARSVRTFNAHANALSNTVVLCISGDLPFAQARFCGAEGLDNVQSLSTLRGGQFMQDYGVAIADGPLAGLTARAVVVLDEQDQVLHSELVADIGQEPDYAAALAVLQ
- a CDS encoding MdtA/MuxA family multidrug efflux RND transporter periplasmic adaptor subunit, with amino-acid sequence MVGHSMQSSAPRKSRRWLFGLFTVLIIAALCWHFWPAGDHKTEHKQPAGRTGKSGMMRPGFGASTGPVPVRVAPATVGDFPLYYKALGTVTALNTVNVRAQVGGQLVKINFQEGQMVKAGDVLAEIDPRNYESALLQAQGTLLQSQAQLKNAQVDLQRYRGLYAEDSIAKQTLDTAEATVLQYQGTVKNNQGAVDAAKLNLAFTKIRAPISGRLGLRQLDVGNLLAANDTQAVAVITQTQPISVAFTLPENNLDVVLPRFRSGAHLPAEAWDRGDVKLQATGVLQSLDNQIDITTGTLKFKALYENKDQNLFPNQFVNVRLLADTLKGVILAPSAAIQFGTDGTFVYALDGEKKVKIRPLKVGPSDGNVTVITSGLAAGDRVVLEGTDRLKDGGEVEVVNDSQDVPSTPAGQLHGSKTKDADAGAEAKAKKVGA